The genomic DNA CGCGGTGCTCTTCGACTTTGTGGTAGCTGGCAGACACCGCCTTGCGCGAGCGGAAGGCGTGGTCCAGGTCGCCATCGGCCTCGATGCGCTTGCCGACCAGCTCGGGGTTGGTTGACCAGACGATGGTGCGGTCACGGGCATAGACATTGGCCAGCAGCGTATCGGGAAGATGCTCGACATGATCGAGGAACTCGACCCGCGTCGCCATGGCCAGCTGCGGGCTCACCTGCAGATGCAACTGGTCCAGGCGCGGATCGAGCAGTTCTCCCATGGTGGTGCCAGGTGGCAACTGCGAATGACGCACCTCGGCTTGGGCCATGGCCTGGATGAACTGGGCGGTGAGCATGGCATCGCGCTCCACGCTGTCACGTACCACGAAGCGGGTCGATACATAGCCCAGACCACCTGCCACCGACGTGATGATCAGCAAGCTGATCACGGAAAACCAGCGCAGCAGATTGAATTCGCGAAGGGGCGTAGCCAGACCACTGCCGGGCTGGGCGACGAGCTTGTCGGGAACATCGGTTTCCAGCGTCTGCATCGCGAGGTTCCCGCGCAAGGATTCCGTTCAGAAGGCTGTCACTAATTGCCGTGCGTAGCTAACTGATAGCACTTCGCCACGCCGGCCGCAGCCGCCATTTATCGCCTATCTCTTCTTGCAAAAAGTCAGCCACGGATGTCTTGTGAAACTAGCTTGAGGATAATCAACCGGTTAGCAACATAACCTAATCTTTAATCTAGAATAGATCCCCAGTTTCGGGGAATTTGCACCCAATAATAGGATTTACTTTAAAAACAATAGCTTAGCGTCTGTTTCTAGATTTCTATGAAGGTTGTGCAAGCCGAAAATTGAGTGAAACCTGAGTGCCGAGGCCTTCGCGGCTACTCAACCGAACCGATCCACCGAAACGCTCCATGATCCGTCTGACCAATACCAGCCCGACCCCTAGCCCGCCTTGTTTGGTTGTGAAGAAGGGTTTGAACGCCATGCGCTGTTGCTGTTCATTCATGCCTTTTCCGGTGTCGGCCAGGCGCAGGGTCACGCTGCGCCTATCCTTCTTCACCACCTCGACACGCAGCCGCCCACCCTGCTCCATAGACTCCAGAGCGTTGGCGATCAGGCTGTTGAAAATCTGCCCGAGCAATTCTGGCTGTCCCAGCACCTGCAGTGCCGGAAGCGGCTTCAGGTCCAGGGTCACGCCACTGCGTGCCAGCGGTATGGCAAAGGTCTGCAAGCTGTCCTGCAGGACTTGGGGCAGATCCACCGGTATCGCCTTGTCATCCAGTGGTCGCAGCGACTGCAGCAACTGGCGGATCCACTGCGACATGCGGTCGACCTGGCTGATGATCTCGTTGATATTGCGCTGCGCCGGCCCTTCGTCGTAAACCTGAGCCAGCTCGGCGCTGGAGCGGATACTGGCCAGCGGATTACGCAGGCTGTGGGCCACGGCCGAGGACACCTCACCAAGGGCCACGTAGGTTTCATTGCTGATCAGCCGCTTCTGCTGTACCGCCATTAACCGGGCGGCGCGGCGCATGATGCCATACAGGCCGATGTAGACCACCGCGGCGCCCACCGTGGTGGCCAGCCAGATGAGGACAAGGCCATGTTCGATGCGCACGATCAGGTCATGGGGTTCCTTGTATATCTCCACCATCGCCACGACGTGCTTGCCATCTGCGTCGAACAGCGGAATGTAGTTCTCGATGAACAACTGCTCAGGTGGGGTCACGAACTTCTGCTCGGAGCGGGCTTCTTCGAAGCCGTGGTAACTGGCCGATACCCGCATCTTGTGCTCGAACGCCCGATCCAGGTCGTCATCGCCCTGAATCAGCTTGCCCGTCAGCGCCGGATTGCTCGACCAGATCACCGTGCGGTCCGGGGCGTAGATGTTGGCCAGCAGCATGTCTGGCAAGTGTGCGATGTGGTCGAGGAATTCGCCGCGGGCCTTGCGCCGCGCCACGGGGTCAACGCCTGGCAAAGGATCCAGGTCCGTACGCGGGTCCAATAGTTCTCCCATGGTGCGCACATTGGGGATCGCCACATGTCGTACTTCAGCGTCGGCGATCGAGGTAATGAACTGCGCGGTAAGCAGCGCGTCACGCTCGACGCTTTCGTCGATGATGAAACGGCTGGATATCAACCCCAGACCGGCGGCCACCGAGAGGATGATGGCCAAGCTGACCCAGGCGTACCAACGCAGGAGGTTGAACGGCTTGCGCGGTGTGCCAGCGTCAGGGCTGGCGGGTGACTCGAGTGGGTCGGAACGGGAGGCGATGTCCATGGCGGCTACCACTGCTGAGCACCTTTGAAAGGTTATAGCCCAGAGTTGGGGAACCCATGACATTGATTTTCGCAAGGCCGATGCAAGGCTGCCTGCCGTCAGGTGCTCATCACAACGGCGTGTCCGCTGCCAGCCCCTGTAACTTGCGGTATTCGCGCAGCACATTGGGCACATACCGCCGGGTTTCGGCGAAGGGTGGCACCGCGCCGCGGCGCCGTACGGCCTCCGGGCCGGCATTGTAGGCGGCCACGGCCAGGGTGATGTCGTTGTCGAACAGGTTCAGCATGCGCTTTAGGTAGCGAGCTCCACCCTGCACGTTATCCTCCGGATCAAGCACATCTTCAACACCCATTTCCTTCGCCGTACCCGGCATCAGCTGCATGAGCCCAAGCGCCCCGGCAGCCGAGCGAGCCTTTGGGTTGTACCCCGATTCTGCCTTGATCAGCGCATGCAGCAATGCCTGCGGAACGTTGTGCATGCGCGCCGCCGCTGCCACCAAGTCGGCGTAGGGGCGCCCGGTGATCAATTGCGCATTGGCCGGGCCGGCCTGTGCAACGGGTTCGCGAATTACCCGTTCATAGTTGCGCCCGGGCCGGTGGACGTTGGTCAGCACGTAACCGCCCTTGCCATCGATGGCAATGTACACATCAGCCTGGGCGGTAGCCCCTGCCAGCCAGATCAGTCCCAGGATAATTCCACGCATGTCGGTCGCCTCCCCGCCGTGCCCCCCGATATGGGGGAAATACCCCGGAAAACCCGGGCTTTTCTGCTACGACGCAAGCAATGTGCCGCTTGCCATGGCCCATGGCGCAAGGCCCCGAGGCAGACGTGCACGGCTGTTGCATGGCGGATGAAAACCTGAAAAGGCATGTCCCCATGCAGGAGGGCTTCACCATGCAGCGCAAACCCAATCGCCAACGTGGCTTCACCCTGCTCGAACTTCTGGTGGTCCTGGTGGTGCTCGGCTTATTGGCCGGTATCGTCGCGCCCAAGTACTTCAGCCAGCTGGGCCGCTCCGAGGCCAAGGTGGCACGGGCGCAGATCGAAGGGCTGGGCAAGGCCTTGGACCTCTATCGCCTGGAAGTCGGCCACTATCCCAACAGTGAGCAGGGCTTGCAGGCGCTGGTTGCCGCCCCGAGCGGCGAGGCCCGCTGGTCAGGCCCTTACCTGCAGAAAGCAATTCCACAGGACCCGTGGGGCCGTGCCTACATCTACCGCCAACCAGGCGAAAACGGCGGCGAGTACGACTTGCTGTCCATGGGCAAGGACGGCCAACCCGGGGGCGACGGTGAAAACGCCGAAATTACCAGTTGGCAATGAGGAACAAGACCATGCGCTACAGCCTCAAGGCCCTGGGTAGAGAGGGCGTGGTTCAATTGCACATCGATGCCGAGGATGCCGAGCAGGCTCGGCGCAAGGTGGAAGACCAAGGCCTGCGTGTCGTCAGCGTACGCAGTCAAGGCCGAGCTCTGTTCTGTGTGCCCTGGCGACGCCAGGTCGCCTTTGACCTGTTGCTCTTCAGTCAGGAACTGACCACGCTGCTGCATGCCGGCCTACCCTTGATCGATGCCCTGGAAAGCCTTGCGGAAAAAGCCCCTACCGCGGCAACCCGTAAAGTGCTGGCAGCGCTGGTTGGCCAGTTGTACGAAGGCCGCTCGCTGTCCCAGGCCCTGGCCCAGCAGCCGCGGATATTCCCGCCGTTGTACGTGGCGTTGGTACAGTCCAGCGAGCGCACCGGGGCGCTGGGAGACGCCCTGCACCGCTATATCGGATACCGGCAGCGCTTGGACCTGGTCCGGCAAAAACTGGTGGGGGCTTCGGTCTACCCGCTGCTACTGCTACTGGTAGGCGGTGGCGTCGTGCTGTTCCTGCTCGGCTACGTGGTACCACGCTTCAGTCTGGTCTTCGAGGGTATGGGCAGCGAACTGCCCTGGCTCTCGCGCATGCTGATGCAGATCGGCCTGTTCTTGCATGCTCAGCAACTGCCCTTGGCCCTGGCCACAGCAAGTGGCATCGGTGCCTTGGTGCTGCTGCGGCGCAACCCCGTTCTGCGGCGCTGGGTGTCACGCCAGATTCGGCGAATGCCAGCCTTGCATCAGCGCCTGATGATGTATGAACTTGCGCGCTTCTACCGCTCGCTGGGCATTCTGCTGCAAGGCGGCATACCTATCCTGACGGCCATGGGCATGGCCCGCGGGCTGCTGGGAAGCGCTGCAGCGCAAGGCCTGGAGCAGGCTTGCCGCGGGATGGGTGAAGGGCTGCCATTGTCGCAAGCGCTGGAAGCCGGACAGTTGGTCACGCCTGTGTCGCTACGCCTGCTGCGGGCGGGCGAGCAATCGGGGAATCTGGGCGAGATGCTTGAACGGTGCGCAGATTTTCATGACCAGGAGATAGGGCGCTGGGTGGAGTGGTTCGTGAAGCTGTTTGAACCGCTGCTGATGACCTTCATCGGGTTGCTTATCGGGGTGATCGTTATTCTGATGTACATGCCGATCTTCGAGCTGGCGTCGAGTATCCACTAGCCGTCACCCACAGCTATGACAACCTGCTTGCCGACGATCAACGTCGAGGCCGGTACCATCTGACACGGTGCCGGCCTGATGGATGAACCCGCTCGCTCAATAGTCGAACCGGTCCACCGCCTGCCGCCGCTCATTGTCATCGCGCCGGTCATAGCTGGCAGTGGTCTGGATGTTGGCGTGATGCGCCAGCTTCTGCGCAATCGACAGGTCGTGCTCTTCGATCACCCGGGTGATGAACGCACGGCGAAAATCATGCGGCATGATCTTCACCCCCACCTGTGCCCCCCGCTGACGGGCGATGTAGTAGATCGCATGCTTGGTGATGCGCGCGCGGGTAATGTGGTTGCCACGGCGGATGCGATTGAACAGGAAGGGGTCGTCTGACGCGCCCTCTGGCAGCGACTGCCGACGCAGTTCAAGCCAGGCCTGCAATTTTGCGAAGGCCCAGGGCGGTGCATACTTGATCAGTTGCCGGTTACCTTTGCCCAGCACCTGCAGGCTGCGCGCCTCGAAGTCAACTTGCTCCAGGTCGATGTCCACCGACTCCGATTTGCGCATGCCGGTGCCATAAAGCAGCGCTATGATCGCCGCATCACGGATGCCCTGCGGGCGCGGATCAGCCGCGCACACATCCATCAGTTCGCGAATCAGGCTACGGCGCAGGTTGCGCCCCGGCGGCAGGCGGCTACCGGTTGCCGGCTTGACTTCACGGATACGCAGCAACTGCTCATGATCGATCAGGCCCTGGCGCCAGGCTTCATTCATCACGCCACGAATTGCGTTGACATAAAGCGACGAACTGTTGGGCGCGTAGCCATCGGTACGCAGTGCTGCAACCAGGCCGATCACATGTCCCGGCTCAAGCTTGTGCCATGGCACATCGACGAGGTTGCAATCAATGAAACCCAGCCGGTCGGCAGCGTCCTGCAAGATGTAGCGCATGGTTTGCTGGCTGGAAGGCGCCAGCCTGGCGAGGTACTGCAGCAGTGGATTTTGCGAAAGGTCGGACAAAACGTGAATCCTGTAGCGAAGCCCGGAGCGCCATAAGGCACTCCAGGCGTAAAGCGGCCTGCGTCATTTCCTTGAACTTCAGAGACTTGGTCGCGGGCATGAGCCGAAATGGTATCCCATAGACTATCGTGGTAGCCATGGCTCCCTGTCGATGAGGCACCATGGCACTGCACCGCCTGACCCGCACCCACCCCCGCCTGAGCTTCGCCGCGCTGGTCGGTATCCTTGGCGCGTGGCTGATCCCTGCCAGCGACATCGTGCAACGCATCCTCGCTGGCTGGAACCTGGGGGTCTGGCTTTACTTGCTGCTGGTGCTTTGGCTGACCTGGCGAGCAACGCCCGAGAAGGTCCGTGAGGTCGCTCAGGTCGAGGACGAAAACGCCGGCCTGGTGCTCTTCACCGTGTGCATTGCCGCCATTGCCAGCCTTGCGGCAGTCACCCTGCAACTGGTTTCAAGCCGCGGTCTGCAGGGCAGTGACCAAGCCCTGCATTACCTGTACACCGGCTTGACCGTGGCGGGCTCCTGGCTACTGATCGGGTGCATCTTCACGCTGCACTATGCCCGGCTGTTCTACAACAGCGCCCCTGAGGCACCCGCGTTGCGCTTCGCCGACGGTGAACGCAACCCGGACTACTGGGACTTCCACTACTTCTCGTTCACCATCAGCGTCGCGGTGCAAACATCCGACATCGGCGTAACCAGCCGGGGTATGCGCAGGGTGGTACTGGCACATTCACTGGTAGGCTTCGTGTTCAACACGGCAATTCTCGGTTTCACCATCAATATTGCTGCCGGCCTGCTCGGCTAGTACCCGCCGGGCGCAGGCACCAATCCGGCAACACACCTTTTCCAGCTGCTCGGCCGCCAGCACCAGCCCCATGCGCACATGCCCCGCCCCGCTGGGCCCGAAGGCATCACCCGGCAGCAGTGAAACGCCCTCCTCTGTCAACAGCCGCTGGGCGAAGGCCTGGGCGCTCAGCCCGGTTTCGCGGATATCAAGCATCACGAACATGCCTCCCGCCGGCCGATGGGCGCGCACCCCCGGACAATTGTCCAAGGCCCTGCACACCAGGTCGCGCCGCTCCCGGTAGGCCTCGCGCATCTGTTGTACCGCAGGCAAATCATGCTCCAGCGCCACACAAGCCCCCTGCATGACAAACTCTGGCAAGCCAAACAACATGGTCATGGCCAGGTTGGCCAAGTGCGCGGTAAGCGCCGGGGGGCCAACCACCCACCCCACGCGCCAGCCGCTCATCGCATGCGACTTGGACACGCTGTCAATGATCACGCAACGCTCGCGCATGCCGGGCAATTGCGCGGGGGCAACCGCTTCGCCGTCGTACAGCAGGCCACTGTAGACCTGATCGCACACCAGCCACAGATCATGGTCGCAACAAAGCTGCGCGAGCTGCACCATGTCCTCAGGGGAGATGGCGCAGCCGGTCGGATTGTGCGGTGTGTTCAGCAGCAGCCCGCGGGTACGCGAGGTTATTGCTTGCGCCACGGCCTGCGGGTCGAGCCGAAAGCCCTGCTCCGGGCTTACCGCCACCTGTACCGGTTGTGCCCCGCAAGCGCCGAATACACCGTGGTAAGTGACATACATGGGCTCGGCGACGATCACTTCGTCCCCAGCTCCGAACAGGCATTGGCAGACGGCATATAGCGCACACTGTGCGCCAGCGAGCACCATTACCTGCTCGACACTGACCTCGGGGCCGGTGCGGCGTGCAATCGCCTGGCGCAGTGCCAGGCTGCCACGTACATCGCTGTAATGAGTGTCGCCGCGGCGCAAGCTGCTGACCGCAGCTTCAACGATGGCCGTAGGCGTGTCGAAGTCAGGATCGCCCACCGACAACAGGAAAATCTCGCGGCCTTCGCGACGCAGGGCCTGTGCCTGATAGTGGATGT from Pseudomonas putida includes the following:
- a CDS encoding ATP-binding protein, whose protein sequence is MDIASRSDPLESPASPDAGTPRKPFNLLRWYAWVSLAIILSVAAGLGLISSRFIIDESVERDALLTAQFITSIADAEVRHVAIPNVRTMGELLDPRTDLDPLPGVDPVARRKARGEFLDHIAHLPDMLLANIYAPDRTVIWSSNPALTGKLIQGDDDLDRAFEHKMRVSASYHGFEEARSEQKFVTPPEQLFIENYIPLFDADGKHVVAMVEIYKEPHDLIVRIEHGLVLIWLATTVGAAVVYIGLYGIMRRAARLMAVQQKRLISNETYVALGEVSSAVAHSLRNPLASIRSSAELAQVYDEGPAQRNINEIISQVDRMSQWIRQLLQSLRPLDDKAIPVDLPQVLQDSLQTFAIPLARSGVTLDLKPLPALQVLGQPELLGQIFNSLIANALESMEQGGRLRVEVVKKDRRSVTLRLADTGKGMNEQQQRMAFKPFFTTKQGGLGVGLVLVRRIMERFGGSVRLSSREGLGTQVSLNFRLAQPS
- the gspG gene encoding type II secretion system major pseudopilin GspG; the encoded protein is MQRKPNRQRGFTLLELLVVLVVLGLLAGIVAPKYFSQLGRSEAKVARAQIEGLGKALDLYRLEVGHYPNSEQGLQALVAAPSGEARWSGPYLQKAIPQDPWGRAYIYRQPGENGGEYDLLSMGKDGQPGGDGENAEITSWQ
- a CDS encoding site-specific integrase: MSDLSQNPLLQYLARLAPSSQQTMRYILQDAADRLGFIDCNLVDVPWHKLEPGHVIGLVAALRTDGYAPNSSSLYVNAIRGVMNEAWRQGLIDHEQLLRIREVKPATGSRLPPGRNLRRSLIRELMDVCAADPRPQGIRDAAIIALLYGTGMRKSESVDIDLEQVDFEARSLQVLGKGNRQLIKYAPPWAFAKLQAWLELRRQSLPEGASDDPFLFNRIRRGNHITRARITKHAIYYIARQRGAQVGVKIMPHDFRRAFITRVIEEHDLSIAQKLAHHANIQTTASYDRRDDNERRQAVDRFDY
- a CDS encoding lytic transglycosylase domain-containing protein, with the protein product MRGIILGLIWLAGATAQADVYIAIDGKGGYVLTNVHRPGRNYERVIREPVAQAGPANAQLITGRPYADLVAAAARMHNVPQALLHALIKAESGYNPKARSAAGALGLMQLMPGTAKEMGVEDVLDPEDNVQGGARYLKRMLNLFDNDITLAVAAYNAGPEAVRRRGAVPPFAETRRYVPNVLREYRKLQGLAADTPL
- a CDS encoding type II secretion system F family protein, whose product is MRYSLKALGREGVVQLHIDAEDAEQARRKVEDQGLRVVSVRSQGRALFCVPWRRQVAFDLLLFSQELTTLLHAGLPLIDALESLAEKAPTAATRKVLAALVGQLYEGRSLSQALAQQPRIFPPLYVALVQSSERTGALGDALHRYIGYRQRLDLVRQKLVGASVYPLLLLLVGGGVVLFLLGYVVPRFSLVFEGMGSELPWLSRMLMQIGLFLHAQQLPLALATASGIGALVLLRRNPVLRRWVSRQIRRMPALHQRLMMYELARFYRSLGILLQGGIPILTAMGMARGLLGSAAAQGLEQACRGMGEGLPLSQALEAGQLVTPVSLRLLRAGEQSGNLGEMLERCADFHDQEIGRWVEWFVKLFEPLLMTFIGLLIGVIVILMYMPIFELASSIH
- a CDS encoding pyridoxal phosphate-dependent aminotransferase, producing the protein MRYSRLTQRIAGETAAAWDIHYQAQALRREGREIFLLSVGDPDFDTPTAIVEAAVSSLRRGDTHYSDVRGSLALRQAIARRTGPEVSVEQVMVLAGAQCALYAVCQCLFGAGDEVIVAEPMYVTYHGVFGACGAQPVQVAVSPEQGFRLDPQAVAQAITSRTRGLLLNTPHNPTGCAISPEDMVQLAQLCCDHDLWLVCDQVYSGLLYDGEAVAPAQLPGMRERCVIIDSVSKSHAMSGWRVGWVVGPPALTAHLANLAMTMLFGLPEFVMQGACVALEHDLPAVQQMREAYRERRDLVCRALDNCPGVRAHRPAGGMFVMLDIRETGLSAQAFAQRLLTEEGVSLLPGDAFGPSGAGHVRMGLVLAAEQLEKVCCRIGACARRVLAEQAGSNIDGETENCRVEHEAYQ
- a CDS encoding DUF1345 domain-containing protein encodes the protein MALHRLTRTHPRLSFAALVGILGAWLIPASDIVQRILAGWNLGVWLYLLLVLWLTWRATPEKVREVAQVEDENAGLVLFTVCIAAIASLAAVTLQLVSSRGLQGSDQALHYLYTGLTVAGSWLLIGCIFTLHYARLFYNSAPEAPALRFADGERNPDYWDFHYFSFTISVAVQTSDIGVTSRGMRRVVLAHSLVGFVFNTAILGFTINIAAGLLG